ACCCCGTACTTCCCGATGGTCTGGGGTGTCGCGTTGGGCGTCGGGCCGTGGTTGAGCCGGAGAGGCACCGTCACAGGACGGTGAGCGCCCGCCGTGCCGCCTGTACCCCACACATGAAGTGCACGCCGCCGCCTGGGGCCGCCGAGGAAGAGCACAGGTACACCCCCGGTACACCCGTGTCGTACGGATGAGGGCCGAGGCGAGGTCGTGCCACCAGCTGCCGGAGGTCGTTGGCACCCCCGGAGATGTCTCCGCCCGTGTAGTTGGGGTTGTGCTCCTCTATCACCGACGGGGGAGAGGCGACCCAGTCAACGACGGTGTCGCGGAATCCGGGGGCGGCACGTTCAATCTGCGCGGTGACCAATTCGAAAGTATCCCGGGCGGATCCGTCCCACCCGGCGGGAACATGGGCGTAGGCCCACAGTGGATTGAGACGACGTCCGTTGACGGTGCGGCTCCGGGACGGGTCAGCGAGATACTGCTGAGCGACCAAGGTGAACGGCCGGTCGGGCAGACGCCCGCCCCAGCAGTCCCGCTCGGCGGCGGCGATATCGTCCGCCGTTCCTCCGAGATGTACGGTGCCGGCGCGCCGGGCATCCCCGGACGACCAGGGCACGTCGCCGTCGAGCACAAAATCAACTTTGGCGACGGCAGGTCCCCGTCGAAAACGCGACCAGGCTCGCGCGATGCGGGAAGGCATCCGGTCGCCGAGGATGCCGGCCGCGACTTCCACGGAGGTGTCGAGGAGCACTATGTCGGCGTCCTCGACCTGGGAGAGGTCCGTGATCAAGGTGCCGGTGACGACCGATCCGCCGCAGCGTACGATCTCGGCGATCAGTGCATCAGCGATACGTTGTGATCCGCCGACGGCGACGGGCCACCCGTGCCGGTGGCCCGCGACGGTCAGCAACGTACCCGCGGCGGATGATGCAGGATGGTGCAGGGGAGTGAAGGCGTGGGCTGCGACGCCGGCGAACAAGGCCCGTGCGTCGGGGGACCGCCACCGTCGCCACGACCAGGAGGCGGGGAGAGCGGCGCCGGCGCCGAATCCTGCGAGCACCATCGGGTGGCGGGGTAGGTGCACCAGTGGCCCGAGGATCTCGTCGGCCACGGCGTCGGCACGGGCAGAAAGCGGCCCGAAGGTGGCCCGCCAGACCGGGCCGTCCTGTCCGGGGAGCCCGGCACCGGTTTGCGACGGCGAGGTGTGCAGGGTGGCTACACGGTTCGTAGAGAGGACGTGCACCATGTCCACCGGGGCGGTGGCGAACCTCAGGCCGCTCCGTTCCAGTTCCGGGCCGATGGACGGGTCACGGAGCAGCGGGCTGACCTGGGCGAGAGGGTGCACAGCGGAGCACAGGTCATGGATGAGCCCGGTTTCCAGCAGGTCGCTACTGCGGACACCGCCCCCCACGGTGTCGGCCGCCTCGACGACGGTGACGGACACGCCCGCCCGGGCGAGGACGAGTGCGGCCGCCAACCCGTTGGGGCCGGAGCCGACGACAACGGCGCTGCTACCAGATCCGGACATACCGCCGACCCTAGCCGCGTTGTCTCCACAGGGTGAAAGCGCCCCGGAAAGTGCGGGAACGACACGTCGTCGGGCCGACTGGCCCATAATGGAGGACGAAGACACATTCCCGCGAAAGGTGCAGAAAACAATCATGTCTAGCCAGCCCCTGACTCCGTCCCCCGACGACATCGTGATCGTGGGTGCCGCACGCACCGCACAGGGCAGGATGCTCGGTGCCCTTGCCTCGAAATCCGCCGTCGACCTTGGTGCGGCGGCGGTGACCGGTGCCCTGGAGAAGGCCGGCGTCTCGGCGGAGACCATCGACTACGTCTACATGGGCCAGGTCGTGCAGGCCGCGGCAGGGCAGAACCCCGCCAAGCAGACGGCCGTCGCCGCCGGCCTGCCGATGTCGACGCCGGCGGTGACCGTGAACAAGGTGTGTCTGTCAGGCTTGGACGCGGTGATCAACGGCGCCCGGATGATCCGGGTGGGCGACGCGCAGGTCGTCGTCGCCGGAGGTCAGGAGTCGATGACCAACGCCCCGCACCTTGCTGCCGGTGTGCGCGCCGGGGCGAAGTTCGGTTCCCTCGCGTTGCAGGACTCATTGGAACGCGACGGTCTGACCGATCCGGTACACGGTACGGCGATGGGTGTGGAGACCGAGGAGGGCAACACCTCCCGGGGAATCACCCGGGAACAGCAGGATGAGGTTGCCGCGCTGTCGAACCAGCGTGCGGAGGCAGCGATCAACGACGGGACCTTCGCCGAAGAGATTGTCCCGGTGGAAGTGACGAAGCGCCGCGAGAAGGTCCTCGTCGACACGGACGAGGGGGTGCGCCCGGGAACGACTCAGGAGGGCCTGTCGGCACTGCGCCCGGCGTTCGCGAAGGACGGGACGATCACGGCTGCCTCGGCGTCGCAGATCTCCGACGGCGCTTCTGCCGTCGTGCTGACCACGCGGGCATACGCGGAGGAGAACGGTCTTACCGTGTTCGCCGCGCTCGGTGCCTCCGGTGAGACCGCCGGCCCCGACACCTACCTGCACTCCCAACCCGCCCAGGCCGTGTCCGCGGCTCTGGGCAAGCAGGGGTGGGACACCGCTGACCTGGATTTCCTGGAGGTCAATGAGGCGTTCGCTTCGGTGGTCGTACAGTCGATCAAGGACCTGGACTACCCGCTGGAGAAGACCAACATCCACGGTGGTGGTATCTCACTGGGGCACCCGATTGGTGCTTCGGGTGCACGTCTTGTGGTCACCGCGGCCCATGAGCTGAACCGCCGGGGTGGGGGTCGCGCCGCGGTGTCGCTGTGCGGCGGTGGTGGCCAGGGGGATGCGCTGCTGCTCTGGCGCTAGCCGTACCTGCGGCGCCGTCATCCCAACAACAGCGTGATGACCGCGATGGAGGGGATGGACAGCATCGTGCTGACGACGGCGGAGTCACGTGCGAGGACGGTGTTCACGCCGAAGCGCTGCGAGTAGGTGAACACGTTCTGGGCTGTGGGGAGCGCCGCCACGACCACGAAGGCGAGCAACGCGGGCCCGGAAGCGTCGAAGACCAGTCGGGCTGCGGCGTAGGCGATGAGGGGGTGGCCGACCGTCTTCATCAGGGAGGCCATCCATACGCTACGGCGGGAGCTGGTGTCCCGGTCGAGGACGGTTACCTCGGCCATGGACAGGCCGAAAGCCACCAGGGCCGCGGGGACGGTGCCGGCGGCGAGTAGCGATATGGGCTCGGTGAGCATCTCCGGTAGTTTCCATCCGGTGTTGGTGTGCAACAGGGAGAGGATGATGCCTACGGTGGCGGCGAGGATTAAGGGGTTTCGGACGATACCGAGGATCAGCTCGCGGATCAGCGGGACAAGGGAACCGTTGCCGGGACTGTCAGTTCGGGCCCTCCGGGTTGTGACGTCGAGCAGTAGCACGGTGGCAGGACCGTACAGTGCGACCTGGAAGATAATCACGGGCAGCGATGCTGCGGGGTCGTCGAGCACGTGGGTGGCGATCGGGACGCCGAGGTTCGACCCGTTGCAGTAGGAGCAGGCGAGCATCGTGACAAGGCTGTCGGACACCGGGCGGCGAGCGAGGAACCGGTATCCCAGGAAACCGACAAGCCCGGCGGTAAGAGTGCTGATGACGACGACGGCGAGGTTGTCCCCGAAGACGGTGGCGAGATCGGCGTCGCGGAGGAAGTTGATGAGCAGGGCCGGAGTCGCGAGATAGAACACGAACATATTCAGTGCGTAGACGGCGTTCGGGCCGAGCAGCCCGCGACGACCCACCAGGTAGCCCAGCGCGATGATGATGACGACCACCATGAACCCGCTGAGAACGTTAAGCATGTGCTCTATTACATCAGGCCGGTCACCGTCCCGCGGACGCGGGGGAGGTGACCGGCCTGAAGCAGGATCGGATCAGCGGTGATCAGCGGGCGGTGACCACGTGGGCCTGTGCCCATTTGTCGCAGAGGTGCTGGTTCTGCGGGTCGCGTGCGATCAGAATGCCGAGCGTGGCGAGAACACCGAG
The genomic region above belongs to Corynebacterium glyciniphilum AJ 3170 and contains:
- a CDS encoding acetyl-CoA C-acetyltransferase, whose amino-acid sequence is MSSQPLTPSPDDIVIVGAARTAQGRMLGALASKSAVDLGAAAVTGALEKAGVSAETIDYVYMGQVVQAAAGQNPAKQTAVAAGLPMSTPAVTVNKVCLSGLDAVINGARMIRVGDAQVVVAGGQESMTNAPHLAAGVRAGAKFGSLALQDSLERDGLTDPVHGTAMGVETEEGNTSRGITREQQDEVAALSNQRAEAAINDGTFAEEIVPVEVTKRREKVLVDTDEGVRPGTTQEGLSALRPAFAKDGTITAASASQISDGASAVVLTTRAYAEENGLTVFAALGASGETAGPDTYLHSQPAQAVSAALGKQGWDTADLDFLEVNEAFASVVVQSIKDLDYPLEKTNIHGGGISLGHPIGASGARLVVTAAHELNRRGGGRAAVSLCGGGGQGDALLLWR
- a CDS encoding AEC family transporter, whose protein sequence is MLNVLSGFMVVVIIIALGYLVGRRGLLGPNAVYALNMFVFYLATPALLINFLRDADLATVFGDNLAVVVISTLTAGLVGFLGYRFLARRPVSDSLVTMLACSYCNGSNLGVPIATHVLDDPAASLPVIIFQVALYGPATVLLLDVTTRRARTDSPGNGSLVPLIRELILGIVRNPLILAATVGIILSLLHTNTGWKLPEMLTEPISLLAAGTVPAALVAFGLSMAEVTVLDRDTSSRRSVWMASLMKTVGHPLIAYAAARLVFDASGPALLAFVVVAALPTAQNVFTYSQRFGVNTVLARDSAVVSTMLSIPSIAVITLLLG
- a CDS encoding phytoene desaturase family protein; this encodes MSGSGSSAVVVGSGPNGLAAALVLARAGVSVTVVEAADTVGGGVRSSDLLETGLIHDLCSAVHPLAQVSPLLRDPSIGPELERSGLRFATAPVDMVHVLSTNRVATLHTSPSQTGAGLPGQDGPVWRATFGPLSARADAVADEILGPLVHLPRHPMVLAGFGAGAALPASWSWRRWRSPDARALFAGVAAHAFTPLHHPASSAAGTLLTVAGHRHGWPVAVGGSQRIADALIAEIVRCGGSVVTGTLITDLSQVEDADIVLLDTSVEVAAGILGDRMPSRIARAWSRFRRGPAVAKVDFVLDGDVPWSSGDARRAGTVHLGGTADDIAAAERDCWGGRLPDRPFTLVAQQYLADPSRSRTVNGRRLNPLWAYAHVPAGWDGSARDTFELVTAQIERAAPGFRDTVVDWVASPPSVIEEHNPNYTGGDISGGANDLRQLVARPRLGPHPYDTGVPGVYLCSSSAAPGGGVHFMCGVQAARRALTVL